A single region of the Polyodon spathula isolate WHYD16114869_AA chromosome 5, ASM1765450v1, whole genome shotgun sequence genome encodes:
- the kcns3a gene encoding potassium voltage-gated channel subfamily S member 3a has translation MVYGQILHRSGTEEELINLNVGGFKKKVKQSTLLRFPQTRLGKLLNCESEEAILRLCDDYNVTDKEYYFDRNPCMFRYVLNFYYTGKLHLMEELCVFSFSQEIDYWGITELSLGSCCSSIYQELKEDGIDIDWEQTSDEQQTFDSSFEELSVLDTELEKFEGLCCADIRRGIWVRLENPGYSISAKLIAIASLSVVLISIVAMCIHSMPEFQKFDASDKEIEDPALAVLEIVCIIFFSIEFMVRLIVAPCRRKFFGNPLNTIDFVSIIPFYATLAIDTVDEESENLENVGKVVQILRLMRIFRILKLARHSVGLRSLGATLRHSYHEVGLLILFLSVGISIFSVLVYAVEKEEDESELKTIPVGWWWATISMTTVGYGDTYPVTLLGKIIGSVCIICGILVVALPITIIFNRFSKYYQRQKEMDVDQCNSEIKDPDPALPYFNVIDRYARKRNSFINSISSASSVASDNDDTDASSIQVADHVCNITALENGMVK, from the coding sequence ATGGTTTATGGACAGATCCTGCATAGAAGTGGGACAGAGGAGGAACTTATTAACCTCAATGTTGGAGGATTCAAGAAGAAAGTAAAACAAAGCACTCTTCTGAGGTTTCCACAAACCAGACTGGGTAAATTGCTGAACTGTGAATCTGAAGAGGCTATTCTGAGGCTATGTGACGATTACAATGTTACAGACAAGGAATATTACTTTGATAGAAACCCTTGCATGTTCAGATATGTTTTGAACTTTTACTACACTGGCAAACTCCATCTAATGGAGgaactgtgtgttttttcattcagccaagAGATTGACTATTGGGGAATCACTGAGCTTTCCCTTGGTTCCTGTTGCAGCAGTATATACCAGGAGCTAAAAGAAGATGGGATAGACATTGACTGGGAACAAACAAGCGATGAGCAACAGACCTTTGATTCTTCTTTTGAGGAGCTGTCTGTCCTGGATACAGAACTAGAGAAATTTGAAGGCCTATGCTGTGCAGACATCAGAAGGGGTATATGGGTCAGACTTGAAAACCCTGGCTATTCTATATCTGCAAAACTTATTGCCATAGCCTCTCTGAGCGTGGTCCTGATATCTATTGTTGCCATGTGTATTCATAGCATGCCTGAATTCCAAAAGTTTGATGCCAGTGATAAAGAAATTGAAGACCCTGCCTTAGCAGTGTTGGAGATTGTGTGCATTATCTTTTTCTCCATAGAATTTATGGTGAGGCTTATTGTGGCCCCTTGTCGAAGGAAATTCTTTGGTAACCCCCTGAACACTATAGACTTTGTGTCAATTATTCCATTTTATGCCACCTTGGCCATTGACACTGTGGATGAAGAGAGTGAGAATTTGGAGAATGTGGGGAAGGTGGTCCAGATCTTGCGCCTCATGAGGATATTCCGCATTCTCAAGCTTGCTAGACATTCTGTAGGACTCCGCTCTCTCGGTGCTACTTTGCGACATAGTTATCATGAGGTAggattattgattttatttttgtccgTTGGGATATCCATCTTTTCAGTGCTTGTCTATGCTGTGGAGAAAGAGGAAGATGAGTCAGAACTAAAAACCATCCCTGTTGGTTGGTGGTGGGCAACTATCAGCATGACTACAGTGGGTTATGGCGACACATATCCAGTAACGTTACTTGGAAAGATCATTGGTAGTGTATGCATTATTTGCGGAATATTGGTAGTAGCCCTGCCTATCACGATTATTTTTAATAGGTTTTCGAAATACTATCAGAGGCAGAAGGAAATGGACGTGGACCAGTGTAATTCAGAAATTAAGGATCCAGATCCTGCTCTTCCATACTTTAATGTAATAGACCGATATGCCCGAAAGAGGAATTCATTTATTAATAGTATTTCTTCTGCAAGCAGTGTAGCCAGTGATAATGATGATACAGATGCATCTAGCATCCAAGTGGCTGATCATGTTTGTAATATCACTGCATTGGAAAATGGTATGGTGAAATAA